CGGATCGCGCGTTCGCCCGGGCCGAACGGATCGTCCTCGTGCTGGATGTCGTAGTAGTGGAGCACGCACTCCTCGCCCGCGAGTCGAACGGCGGTGTCGAGGAACTCGTCGGCGCTGTGTGGCAGGTTCATCACGAGCCGCGTCGCCCAGTCCTCGTACTCCCCGGCGACCTCGCGGACGTCGCCGTGGATGGCCGTGACCCGGTCGTCGACGCCGTTCCGGCGCGCGTTCTCGCGGAGGTACTCGATCGCGACCTCGTTGATGTCCACGCCGACGCACCCCGCACCCCGTTTCGCGAACGGGACGACGAACGGGCCGACGCCGGCGAACATGTCGAACGCCCGATCGGCCGCCGTCACCTGTTCGGCGACGCGGTGGCGTTCGGTCGCCAGCCGGGGCGAGAAGTACACCGCGTCGAGGTCCAGCGCGAACTCGCAGCCGTACTCCCGGTGGACCGTCTCGGTCCCCTCGCCCGCGAGGACCTCCCAGTCGCGGACCCGCGTCTCGCCTTTCACCTTCGATCGCTTGTTGACGACCGTCTCGACCGGCAGATCCGAGTCGACGATCGCCTGGGCGATCTCGAGGGCGCGTTCCTGCGCGTCCTCGTCGAGCAGGACCACGTCGCCGAGGCGTTCGTAAGACGGGTCGAACCCCAGCAGATCAGCCGGCATCGTCTGCGTCTCGCGTTCGGGAACCTCCCGGGAGACGACCGCGAACTCCGCCGGTACCGCGTCGGGATCGGAAACGGGGATGTAGAGCGTCCCCTCCTCGACGGCAATCTCGTAGTCGTCGTCGATCAGGTCCGCGTCGGCGAGTCGCGATCGCGTCGCTTCGCCCTCTTCGCGCGCGACGCGGACGCACGGCACCTCCATACCCGGAGTCGGAGACGGGACGCCGTAATATTGACGCTTCGCCGCCCGGAACGATCGGCCGGCAACACTTCGGGGCCCGGTCCGCCGGCCGTCGCTGGCCGGATCGATGCATCGTTTCGTGAACAGTTTTCAGGGACCCGCCACTACGTGGGCAGTAGCATGGCCGATCGAACGGAGCTGACGACCGTCGAGACGGTCCACGAAGAGCGATCGTGGCTGTTCACGGTCTTGGATCGACACGGGAACCAGGACGAGGTCGTCCTCGTCCCCTGCGAGGACGGTGTCGAGCATAGCTCGACAAGCAGTCAGCGCGGTTCCCGCGCTGACGACAGCGTGGAACCGTGTTCCAC
The nucleotide sequence above comes from Halosolutus halophilus. Encoded proteins:
- a CDS encoding class I SAM-dependent methyltransferase is translated as MEVPCVRVAREEGEATRSRLADADLIDDDYEIAVEEGTLYIPVSDPDAVPAEFAVVSREVPERETQTMPADLLGFDPSYERLGDVVLLDEDAQERALEIAQAIVDSDLPVETVVNKRSKVKGETRVRDWEVLAGEGTETVHREYGCEFALDLDAVYFSPRLATERHRVAEQVTAADRAFDMFAGVGPFVVPFAKRGAGCVGVDINEVAIEYLRENARRNGVDDRVTAIHGDVREVAGEYEDWATRLVMNLPHSADEFLDTAVRLAGEECVLHYYDIQHEDDPFGPGERAIRAAARPEYEITVENRRLVRSYAPHEVNVCLDVRLERSTQ